From the genome of Vicinamibacterales bacterium:
ATCCGCCCACCCGGCCGGAGGACTCGCAGGACCTCCGCCAGCGCGGCGTCGGTGCCCTGGACGTTCCGGATGCCGAAGGCGATCGTGACCGCGTCGACCGAGCCCGACGCGACCGGCAGCGTCATGGCGTCGCCGCGCACGAGGTGGACCGCGCCGTCCAGACCCGCCGCGGCCACCTTGTCCCGGCCCCGGGCCAGCATGCCGCCGGCGAAGTCGACGCCGACGACGCGCGCGGCGCCGGGTCGCGCCCGCACGGCCGCGAGTGAGACGTCCGCCGTGCCGGCGCAGACGTCCAGCACCCGCTCGCGGCCCGAGAGGTTCAAGGCCGCAATCGCCCGCCGCCGCCACCGCTGGTCGAGGCCCGCCGACAGCAGCCGGTTCAGCAGGTCGTAGCGGCCGGCGATCGCGTCGAACATCCCGGCGATACGCGAGGGCGCCTTGTCGAGCGGGAGGGCCTCCGCCGGAACGCCGCGGTCAGCCGACATAGAGGGCCGCGGCCGTGGCCGCCATGTAGAGGATGCCGACGTATCCGTTCAGGTTGAACGCCTCCGCCGCCCTGGACAGGTCCCGCGCCGTCACGATCGACTGCTCGTACGCCAGCAGTCCCGCCACGAGCGCGACGCCAGCGAGATAGAGGGGCCCAAGCGGCACCACGAGCGCGAGCGACGCCATCACGAGGACGGTCGCCGCGTGCAGCAGTCGAGACAAGGTCAGGGCGGCGGCGATGCCGAAGCGCACGGGAATCGACTTGAGGCCGTGTGCACGGTCGAACGCCTCGTCCTGGCACGCGTAGATGATGTCGAATCCCGCCACCCAGAGGCCGATCGCGAGTCCAAGCAGCCACGGCGCCCACGCCAGGCCGCCGCCGACTGCGAGCCAGCCGCCCACGGGTGCGACGGCCATCGCCAGCCCCAGGAAGGCCTGCGTGTAGTAGGTGTAGCGCTTGGCGACCGAGTACCAGCCGACGATGAGGAGCGCCAGGGGCGAGAGCCACCCGCACAAGGCGCTGATCTGGAACGCCGCCGCGACGAACACGATGGACGCGATGGCGACGAACACCCAGGCGTCACGGACCGACAGCGCGCCGCGCGGCAACTCACGGGCCGCCGTGCGCGGGTTGAGCGCATCGAAGCGCGCGTCGACGATCCGGTTGAACCCCATGGCGGCGCTCCGGGCCGCCACCATGCACACGACGATCCCCGCGAGGGAGCGCCACGAGGGAGCCGACTCGCGCGAGGCGAGCAGCGCTCCGGTGAAGGCGAACGGCAGCGCGAAGACCGTGTGACTGGCCCGGATGAACCGGAGATAGGTGGTCGGCGACGCCATCAGACTGCCGTCTCATGGTAACCGCCCAGCCCGAGGACATGCACCGACGCCGCGTCCACGCCGGCGAGCAGCGCCTCCTCCGCATCGGAGACCCCGGCCGGCAGGTCGACCGCCACCAAGACCGCGCGCTTCCCTACCTCCAGCGCCCCGTACTCGTCGCCGAGGCCGAGGGCGTGGGCGCCGCCCGACGTGGCCGCCGCCAGCAGCCGACGGGCCGGCGCCTCGGGCGCCGCTGCCCGGAGTGCCGCCAACTCGCCGAACAGGTTCAGATCGGGCACGCTCGCGAGGCTGTCGGTTCCCACCGCGAGCCGCACGCCGGAGGCGAGGAAGCGCGCGACCGGTGGATCGCCGACGCCGACCCATCGGTTGCTCCGCGGACACGTCACCAGCGTGACGTCGTTGGCGGCCAGCCGCTCGAGCTCCGCGTCGGTGAGGTGCACGCCGTGTACGGCCAGCGCGCCGGGGCCGAGCACTCCCAGGTCGCAGAGATAGTCGCCGGGCCCGCGTCCCGGCGCCTGCCAGTCCTGTCGCCAGGCGCCGAGCTCGCCGAGGCGGGTCTTCCAGGGACCGGATCCATCGGCCAGCAGCCGCACCTCTTCAGGGGATTCGGCGAGGTGCACGCTCGTGGTCGGGCGCCGTGCCTCGCGCACGGCGTCGCGGATCGCTTCGAAGAGCTCCGCGGAGACGGAAAAGGGCGCATGCGGCGCGACCGCGATCCGCACGTCACGCGACGCCAGGCCCACGTGCCGCGCCCGCGCCGCCTCGACGACACCGGCGCCGTCGGTCACGCGAAAGCCGAGGAGTTCGTGGAAGACCACCGCCGGCATGGCGGCCTCCGCCAGGAACGGCGGTGTGATCAACGCGTTGGCGATGTCGCCGAATGCGACCGTCCCGCTGGCCGCGGCCTCGGCGATCGCCTCGCGGATGGGGCCCGCGACGGCCGGATCGCGGGCGTCCTCGACGCCGCGACGCAGCGCCATCAGGCGTCCCACCCAGGTCAGGAAGTCCGCCGCCGGCGGCACGCGGCCTCTGAGCCACGACAGCTCCAGGTGGGTGTGCGCGTTCACGAGACCCGGCACGATGGCAGCGCCGCCCACGTCCCGCACCTCGCGCGCGGGCGGAGCGTCGTGTCCCCGCCCCACCGCCGTGATGCGGCCTCGGCTGACGGCGACCCACCCGTCCTGCAGGGGCGGGGTCGCGATGGGACACACCCACGCGGCCCGGACGAGGACGTCGGCGAGGTCCGGCTGCCCGTGCACGCCGGTCAGGCCACCGGCGACTGCGGCGGGAGCTGTCCGCGCTGGCGCTTGCCGGCGGCACTCCTGGCCTGGTAGCGCTGCAGTTCGTCCGGCACCGAGTCGTCCCCGGCCCCGCGCGCGGTCGCGAGCGAGAGCACCCTCGGCACCTCGCGCTGGCGGAAGACCGGCGTGCCGAGGCGTTCGTAGTGCATGGTACGGCGGGACGCCGAGAAGCCCGCGTTCTCGATGTTGCGGACGACCTCGAACTCGTCCATGCAGAACTCGGCGCCGGCGGCACGCACGACGTTCTCCTCGATCATCACGCTGCCCATGTCGTTGGCGCCGTAGGCGAGGCTCAGCTGCCCGACCTTGCCGCCCTGCGTCACCCACGAGGCCTGGAGGTTCTCGAAGTTGTCCAGGACGAGCCGCGCGATCGCCAGCGTGCGCAGGTACTCGAGGCCGGTCGCCTCCTCTCCCCCGCGCTCGGTGTGCTCGGGCTGGTAGCTCCAGGTGATGAACGCCGTGAAGCCACCCGTCTCGTCCTGGAGCGAACGCAGGCGCAGCAGGTGCTCGAGACGCTCTTCGTCCGTCTCGACCGTGCCGTACATCATGGTGGCCGTGGTGCGGAGACCCGCGCGGTGCACGTCGCGCATCACGCCCAGCCACTCGTCGGCCGTCGCTTTGCCGTAACAGTTCAGGAGCTTGCGCACACGGTCCACCAGGATCTCGGCGCCGCCGCCCGGCACGCTGTCGAGGCCGGCCGCGACCAGCCGCTCGACGATGGCCGGCACCGGCAGCCTCGACGTGCGCGACAGGTGCAGGATCTCGGGCGGCGAGAGTGCGTGCAGCCGGAAGTCCGGGAAGGCGGCCTTGATGCCACGGAAGAGATCCTCGTACCACTCGATCGGCAGATCGGGGTTGTGGCCGCCCTGCAGCAGCAGCTGGTTGCCGCCCAACGCGATCGTCTCGGCGATCTTCCGGTGGATCTCCTCGAAACCGAGGACGTAGCCGTCGGCGTGTCCGACCGGCCGGTAGAACGCGCAGAAGTTGCACCGCGCCACGCACACGTTCGTGTAGTTGACGTTGCGGTCGATGATGTAGGTGACCACGCCGTCGGGATGCTTGCGCCGGCGGACCGCGTCGGCCATGCGGCCCAGCCACGGCGTCGGCGCCTCGCGGTAGAGCCACAACGCCTCGCCGGCGGAGAGCCGGCCTCCGTCCAGGATCCTGGCGCCGAGCGCGTCGAGACTGAAGGCCATCAGTAGAAATGCAGCGGCCGCGTGCCGGGGACGAGCCCGGTCTCGGCGGCCAGCGCGAAAAAGCGCTCCAGCCCCGCCCGTTCCCGGGGCCCGAACGCGTATCGGAGATTATCACGCAGGTAGGAGGCCAGCACCGCGGCTCGATCGGCATCGCCGGCCGCCGCTTCCTCGGCCATCGCGTCGATGCCCGCCAGGCCGCGGTCGCGCGCCTCGGCCAGCGCGCGGAGGTGAGCGGGACCGAGCGCACCCGGACGGCCCGCCCAGGCCGCGTACACGAACGGCAGGCCCGTCAGCTCGCGCCACGCCTCGCCCAGGTCCACCTTCTCGACGCCCGCCGCCGCCGCATCGACGTCGAGCGCCGGATCGCCGATGACGACGGCGGCATCCGCGTCAACGAGCATCGACTGGAGGGGCGGCGCCGCGGGCACCATCTCCGGCGAGATGCCCCAGT
Proteins encoded in this window:
- a CDS encoding amidohydrolase family protein, which produces MHGQPDLADVLVRAAWVCPIATPPLQDGWVAVSRGRITAVGRGHDAPPAREVRDVGGAAIVPGLVNAHTHLELSWLRGRVPPAADFLTWVGRLMALRRGVEDARDPAVAGPIREAIAEAAASGTVAFGDIANALITPPFLAEAAMPAVVFHELLGFRVTDGAGVVEAARARHVGLASRDVRIAVAPHAPFSVSAELFEAIRDAVREARRPTTSVHLAESPEEVRLLADGSGPWKTRLGELGAWRQDWQAPGRGPGDYLCDLGVLGPGALAVHGVHLTDAELERLAANDVTLVTCPRSNRWVGVGDPPVARFLASGVRLAVGTDSLASVPDLNLFGELAALRAAAPEAPARRLLAAATSGGAHALGLGDEYGALEVGKRAVLVAVDLPAGVSDAEEALLAGVDAASVHVLGLGGYHETAV
- the mqnC gene encoding cyclic dehypoxanthinyl futalosine synthase; the protein is MAFSLDALGARILDGGRLSAGEALWLYREAPTPWLGRMADAVRRRKHPDGVVTYIIDRNVNYTNVCVARCNFCAFYRPVGHADGYVLGFEEIHRKIAETIALGGNQLLLQGGHNPDLPIEWYEDLFRGIKAAFPDFRLHALSPPEILHLSRTSRLPVPAIVERLVAAGLDSVPGGGAEILVDRVRKLLNCYGKATADEWLGVMRDVHRAGLRTTATMMYGTVETDEERLEHLLRLRSLQDETGGFTAFITWSYQPEHTERGGEEATGLEYLRTLAIARLVLDNFENLQASWVTQGGKVGQLSLAYGANDMGSVMIEENVVRAAGAEFCMDEFEVVRNIENAGFSASRRTMHYERLGTPVFRQREVPRVLSLATARGAGDDSVPDELQRYQARSAAGKRQRGQLPPQSPVA
- a CDS encoding menaquinone biosynthesis protein — translated: MTPPVRLSAVSFLNARPLVEGLDRLPQLFDVRVDLPSACAERLHTGQVDIGLVPAIEYLRGDYRLVPDMAIGSDGPILSVAVFTRVPLRRVRRLALDTSSRTSVALTRVLCRVHWGISPEMVPAAPPLQSMLVDADAAVVIGDPALDVDAAAAGVEKVDLGEAWRELTGLPFVYAAWAGRPGALGPAHLRALAEARDRGLAGIDAMAEEAAAGDADRAAVLASYLRDNLRYAFGPRERAGLERFFALAAETGLVPGTRPLHFY
- the ubiE gene encoding bifunctional demethylmenaquinone methyltransferase/2-methoxy-6-polyprenyl-1,4-benzoquinol methylase UbiE translates to MSADRGVPAEALPLDKAPSRIAGMFDAIAGRYDLLNRLLSAGLDQRWRRRAIAALNLSGRERVLDVCAGTADVSLAAVRARPGAARVVGVDFAGGMLARGRDKVAAAGLDGAVHLVRGDAMTLPVASGSVDAVTIAFGIRNVQGTDAALAEVLRVLRPGGRIAILEFGLPEADWLRRLYEMYFLGVLPKVGRLVSRHGGAYSYLPQSVGAFPWGRDFTARLEAAGFEAAAYRPMTLGIVYLYTARKA
- a CDS encoding 4-hydroxybenzoate octaprenyltransferase, coding for MASPTTYLRFIRASHTVFALPFAFTGALLASRESAPSWRSLAGIVVCMVAARSAAMGFNRIVDARFDALNPRTAARELPRGALSVRDAWVFVAIASIVFVAAAFQISALCGWLSPLALLIVGWYSVAKRYTYYTQAFLGLAMAVAPVGGWLAVGGGLAWAPWLLGLAIGLWVAGFDIIYACQDEAFDRAHGLKSIPVRFGIAAALTLSRLLHAATVLVMASLALVVPLGPLYLAGVALVAGLLAYEQSIVTARDLSRAAEAFNLNGYVGILYMAATAAALYVG